From Demequina capsici, one genomic window encodes:
- a CDS encoding MarR family winged helix-turn-helix transcriptional regulator produces the protein MTENPLDEREWALWRSFALMSRQLWNRVEQRLQAEAGISAADFEILHALWTADQHRVRVGALGEMLMWEKSRISHQVSRMERRGLVERVVCEEDLRGTWVGLTSEGSEVLAPALLVFARAVREAYTSRLTPDIAPQFAATMMRVVMATDPTA, from the coding sequence GAATGGGCCCTGTGGCGATCGTTCGCCCTGATGTCCCGTCAACTGTGGAACCGTGTCGAGCAGCGGCTGCAGGCGGAGGCGGGCATCTCGGCGGCCGACTTCGAGATCCTTCACGCGCTCTGGACCGCGGACCAGCATCGGGTTCGCGTAGGCGCGCTCGGCGAGATGCTCATGTGGGAGAAGTCCCGCATCTCGCATCAGGTCTCCCGCATGGAGCGCCGGGGGCTGGTCGAGCGCGTGGTCTGCGAGGAGGACCTCCGCGGCACGTGGGTGGGGCTCACCTCGGAAGGCTCCGAGGTGCTGGCGCCGGCCCTTCTCGTCTTCGCGAGGGCGGTGCGCGAGGCCTACACCTCGCGCCTGACCCCTGACATCGCGCCGCAGTTCGCGGCGACGATGATGCGGGTCGTCATGGCGACCGATCCCACCGCCTGA